The window GCTTGTAGATTGTGACGAAATGCCTGTTAAGCATTATGTTCCATGTCGCACACCGGCCGTTTACATCTCATTTATCTTATCGTGTTGTGCTGTGCTGCACATTAACTGTTGAGGGACTGCTTCTGTGCGAATCGACACTTTCAAGTTTCAAGGTCTAAACGCTTGATTCCTCTAAGCTCGATGGCGAGATTCCTAGGCAACTTAAGGGACTGATCGTGTGATTTAACCAAACATCAGGAACTTTcatttccccttttcttttattttcgcagcatctttcatatatatttaaaaaaatgattttcacATTATCCGTACAACATAATTTGGGCTTCTCAACCTTTGAGGCAAAAGGtgaaatacatatattaattaaagagAGAGTCGAGGCGTAATTTACTCAGGCCACGAGCCACATGAAGAAAGCCGACCAAAGCGTTAGCGAGAAAGCCGACACGGCATAGCTCCACAGCATGACGATGGAACATTCGCTCTGACCTGCCTCGAACAACTGAGTGATTGTGCCTGTACACAGGTAGGATATATGAAAACTTGACTTTACATGATTGTGGTTTGTACCATAATAGTCAGCCAGTGATCATTCATATGCAAACATTAGCCGAGGGGAAGAACTGACTGATGGAAACAGCTGGTGGGACGGCAAACTGGAGCATGAGAACAAACTGATACAAGCGATCTGATCCGACGAGTCCGAGATGGTGGGCAGCCTTaaccactccaatgccaataAGAGGCAAGGCAACACAGCGAATGAATATAATCCCCACAACAATCCATGTGCCGACTCCTGATCTTTTCAAACCTAAACCGTGACAGATATAATTCGAGAAATAAATCAAAAAAGTTAAGAAGCCAGGTTCAAGAGAAAGGTCGTCTTTTTTCACCTTTAATGAGGTTAGCTCCAACAATCATAGTCGCAGCTGGGACACAAGCCCCACTgcagaaaagaagaagatatagATGAGAAGGAGAAAATCTTCATCTCTCCGTAGACTCTCTCTATGCTTTAACATCATAAATCCTTTCTCAGAATAATTAATGACCGATGAAGCAAAAAACGAACTCGAGTATATGCCAAGCATCAAATATCGGGGACTTAAAAGAGTTTGCAGCATACCCTACTAAATATGTTGAACTCTCAATCACATGGAGAGGAGCTCTCTCACCGACCAGAGCTTTCCGGATTGGGGAGACTATTCCAACCATGAATCCAACAAtctaaaaaggaagaaaaatcaAGCCAAGATTAAATTGGAAGAATCACCCGTCAACATTAAATGTAGGACTGCTCGAAAATATGAATTTGCATCGGGTGTAAAAAGTCTTTTCCCTGGACAACTTCTCACTGTGTTTTTACCGAATCCGCATAGGTTCCAAAAGGCTGACAAGGAAACTTCAAAGAGGAAACAAACTTTGGAGATGAAACATGGAAACACTCATCCAATCCGACAGTTTCAACCATCTTTTGTCCATTTATACAGGACATGAGATAGGACCATATGGAGAAGCTTGTTGCATTTGGAAAATAAGTCAATAGTAACAGGAAACTGCTGTTAGAATGCAGTCAAAAGAATAAGACAGGATAGGGATCCTACAGGACGATAAGTTCCACTAAAAAGATTGTGGGATCATGTTTTAGCATACTTGCTTTCTCCTTACTTGCCAAGTTCTACAGTTGACGTCTTGTGCAGTGAAAAAACATTGTTACAAAGTTTTCCCTTTTATGTTTTTGGATGAATAATTCAATTGCTGTAGAAAAATAACACGAGAATTTAGTAAAGTATCTGGTTTTCCCGAAAGAGCATAACTTAGAACATACCGCTGCAATCGTAGTTGGGGCAAACAGCATCTTCAGATTAATTTCATGGGTCAAAATCTTAAAGCCCCTCCTAACTTCGTGAAGAATTGGAACCTGCCAGATGCAACACGGTCTAACAGTCGCAGAAAGAAaacgataataaaaaaataaagataaaaataaaaataaaaagttttccACCTTTCCCTCCAATACCCTACAAGTTGATGCAAACTGAGCAGAGCTTTCGTTGCAGCTAACCGAATGAAGTAGTGGATCAGTCTTCGAACTCTTGATAAAGGCCTCTGAAGATTCTCCAGAAGACTCAAAGCTGACCACCGCATTGCTTCCATGTTGtccatcgctctttcttagaGATATACGcatgataatatatacataggACCAAATATAGACGACTGACATCTGGATCATGAAAAaacattaatttaaaatttaaacgTGAGATGTACGATAATAAATCCAAGAATTTGCTCAGAAAGTGAAATCCAAGTGACCTTATAGGGGTCTTCTCATTAAATGGCTTTCTATGAGCTCAGTGAATTAATAACATTTTGTTGATCGTTATAGATCCTTGACATTTTTGGGGAGAAATCACATATCATACCGCCATAGAAAGTGAAGCATAAGCATTGCCATGTTTATTGCAGATGAATGGATCTCCAAATGGACCATTGGATTCATCACAGACAGCGGGGATGATAATCAAAAACAGATTCCCTTGATTTCCTGCAGAAAACACGCAGAAAACTTCAGGAAGAGACAAAGTCAGAGTGCTTATTAAGTAACTGCTTCTGATATGTGAAAGTGATAGCCAAGGGGTTTAATGGTGCATAATAGTGAAGTTCATGACAACTAAAActgagaaaataatatttctaagAGTCATCAGGTTATGCAAGCATCATTTCATTGCTCCAGTAACGATGGATTCTTCCATTCCTTTTGCTATAAAGATGAAACTGTAAGGAGGCCCAGTCTCTCTCTGGTCCTTGTTCGGCATTACTACAGGAAGAACCATTTCTCAGTAATGACTGTAGATGAGAATCTAGGGGAGGAGAGGCTCCTATACTGAAGTCATCGTTCACATTTTACCTCAAAACTCCTTGTTCTTCAAGCAGATATGGATAGGATTTACAAGAAGAAATCATAAGTTTTGTAATTCAAAGCCATATCATCGTGAATGAATACATTGGAGATTTATCAGTTTCGACCAAATCTATAGAGTGGTATGTATTTAAGGAGCATGTTAACTGCCATTGCGCACG of the Punica granatum isolate Tunisia-2019 chromosome 6, ASM765513v2, whole genome shotgun sequence genome contains:
- the LOC116210110 gene encoding protein PIN-LIKES 3-like isoform X1, which produces MGLLDIFIAAATPVLKVLLVTALGSVLALERINILGEEARKHLNKIVYFVFNPALVASYLVETITLESLVTLWFMPVNILLTFIIGSILALVLNKVARTPQNLQGLVIGCCAAGNQGNLFLIIIPAVCDESNGPFGDPFICNKHGNAYASLSMAMSVVYIWSYVYIIMRISLRKSDGQHGSNAVVSFESSGESSEAFIKSSKTDPLLHSVSCNESSAQFASTCRVLEGKVPILHEVRRGFKILTHEINLKMLFAPTTIAAIVGFMVGIVSPIRKALVGERAPLHVIESSTYLVGGACVPAATMIVGANLIKGLKRSGVGTWIVVGIIFIRCVALPLIGIGVVKAAHHLGLVGSDRLYQFVLMLQFAVPPAVSISTITQLFEAGQSECSIVMLWSYAVSAFSLTLWSAFFMWLVA
- the LOC116210110 gene encoding protein PIN-LIKES 3-like isoform X2 is translated as MLAYVTINSHYGAFGYLHSSSNASFEGTPGYRSRFCSCTGTNKYTGGRSTKAFEQASYLVETITLESLVTLWFMPVNILLTFIIGSILALVLNKVARTPQNLQGLVIGCCAAGNQGNLFLIIIPAVCDESNGPFGDPFICNKHGNAYASLSMAMSVVYIWSYVYIIMRISLRKSDGQHGSNAVVSFESSGESSEAFIKSSKTDPLLHSVSCNESSAQFASTCRVLEGKVPILHEVRRGFKILTHEINLKMLFAPTTIAAIVGFMVGIVSPIRKALVGERAPLHVIESSTYLVGGACVPAATMIVGANLIKGLKRSGVGTWIVVGIIFIRCVALPLIGIGVVKAAHHLGLVGSDRLYQFVLMLQFAVPPAVSISTITQLFEAGQSECSIVMLWSYAVSAFSLTLWSAFFMWLVA